A window of Sphingobacterium kitahiroshimense genomic DNA:
CGGAGCCAGCAAATTTGTATAAAACGTCTTTTCCCAATCCTCATCACTCAAAACAGCAAAGCCTCCTCCTTTCGTTTCAGAACTGCCCATATTGTTTACCAAAATATCCAGCCTGCCAAATTGTTGCAGTATTTCACCTACGACCTTTATCGTACCAGAGGACGTACTTAAATCGGCCGGAATAAAGTGTAATTTTCCATTATCCTGCAGAGGTTCATTTCTTGCTGTAATGATTACGGTCGCCCCGGCATAAAGCAACCGCTCCGCAATGGCCCTACCTGTTCCCTTTGTACCGCCAGTTACCAAAGCAATTTTGCCCGATAATTCATCATTAAAATTAAATTCCTGTTCCATGTTCTAAAATATTTAAAACAAAGGTCTGCGACACAGCCGGTTTACACAAGTACGGAAAAACGAATTGCATAGGGATAAATTTTTCCCCTATTGCACATTTTGAAACATAGCCATAGCTTTGTCGTATGTATGAAAAAAAAATACCCCTAGATCTAAATTGTGGTCTCGACCTCATCGGTGAAATACTGTATGGCAAATGGAAAATTCGTTTACTTTGGTTTATAAATGCAGGACATCAACGCCCAAGCGAACTCCAGCGCAAAATTCCCGGAGCCTCCCGCCGCGTATTGCATATACAGCTAAAAGAATTAGAACAGCACGAATTGATTGTAAAGAAAATATATCCGATTGTCCCTCCAAAAGTGGAATACAGCCTGACCGAATTTGGTAAAACTTTAATTCCAGTAATCGCGGCTTTAGGACAATGGGGCGATGATCATGAAGAGCGTTTACGAAATATCATTACGAAGCTTCAATAAATTAAAAATCACGAAGATACTGATAGATAAAACAACACTCTTATTGTTTTAAGAGACAACTCCTGTAGAATAGACAAGTGAGAATCGCCAATTTCAGATCATAGCAAGATAGGCAAATTGCTTTGCGACAAATAAAACTCCCGTTTACCGGATTTTTTACCGAGCTTTTCAAATTCACAAAAGATTCACCGAATCCTCCCCTCCATTTACCGAGTTTACCCGACTGTTCACCTGATTACCATTCCGACTTTTAGCCCCCTTATATACCTTTGATTCAATCAATTAAATAATTCACAAATCAAAAAAACTTAAAAAGCTAAAAATCATGAAAAATTCACTAAACTCAATCTTTATCGTATTTGCATTAATCGGAGCATTAGTCGCAATGACGAGCATGAGTTTTGCAAAAGGAAAGACTCCGAGAAACACAAATCCCATAACGGTAATTGACAGTTACGTACAGATCGCTGCAGATGGTAATACAGAAGGTATACAGCACTTGTTCTCCGATGACTTCAAATGGACCCAATCATCCAATGCAAAAACAAAAACATACAGCAAATCAGAAGTTGTCAATTTTTTAAAGTCAAGCAAAGGACTAAAGCAGAACTGTAAAACAACCTACACCATCATGGAGAAAAATGAGAACTGTGTTATGGCCAAAGTAGAAATGAAGTATGACAATTTCACAAAAGTTGAATGTATCACCCTATGTAACGTAAATCAAGAATGGAGAATCAATCAAATCATCGAATCTTACAAATAGCAACGAGCCCACGCAACGAAAAAAGGTCTTAAAATTGAATTTTAAGACCTTTCCTATTTTATATAAATCTGTATAGACTATTTCATTAAGAAGCCACCACCGATCAAATCATTGCCT
This region includes:
- a CDS encoding winged helix-turn-helix transcriptional regulator; this translates as MYEKKIPLDLNCGLDLIGEILYGKWKIRLLWFINAGHQRPSELQRKIPGASRRVLHIQLKELEQHELIVKKIYPIVPPKVEYSLTEFGKTLIPVIAALGQWGDDHEERLRNIITKLQ
- a CDS encoding nuclear transport factor 2 family protein, whose amino-acid sequence is MKNSLNSIFIVFALIGALVAMTSMSFAKGKTPRNTNPITVIDSYVQIAADGNTEGIQHLFSDDFKWTQSSNAKTKTYSKSEVVNFLKSSKGLKQNCKTTYTIMEKNENCVMAKVEMKYDNFTKVECITLCNVNQEWRINQIIESYK